A genomic segment from Marmota flaviventris isolate mMarFla1 chromosome 7, mMarFla1.hap1, whole genome shotgun sequence encodes:
- the LOC114092866 gene encoding guanine nucleotide-binding protein G(I)/G(S)/G(O) subunit gamma-10, protein MSSGASVSALQRLVEQLKLEASVERIKVSQAAAELQQYCMQNACKDALLVGVPAGSNPFREPRSCILL, encoded by the coding sequence ATGTCTTCCGGGGCCAGCGTGAGCGCCCTGCAGCGCCTGGTGGAGCAGCTCAAGCTGGAGGCCAGCGTGGAGAGGATCAAGGTCTCTCAGGCTGCGGCAGAGCTTCAGCAGTACTGCATGCAGAATGCCTGTAAGGATGCTCTGCTGGTTGGAGTTCCAGCCGGAAGCAACCCCTTCCGAGAGCCCAGATCCTGCATTTTACTTTGA